The following are from one region of the Petrotoga mobilis SJ95 genome:
- a CDS encoding ABC transporter ATP-binding protein: MTENTILKVQGLKKYFPLKRTVGEVLTRTPPKYVRAVDEINFEVKKGETLGLVGESGSGKTTTGRLITRLEDPTEGKILFKEKDISTLTKKELKHIRKEIQIIFQDPLAALNPHMRIGEAVMHPLEIHNIGKDHSERQKLVMEMLERVQLSPASEYYYRYPRDLSGGQRQRVVIARALILKPTFVVADEAVAMLDVSVRSQLLQLMINLKNDFDLTYLFITHDLATTKYICDRIAVMYLGKIIEVGNFEQIYTKPKHPYTQALISAVPEPDPKSKKRRIIPQGEVPSAVNIPTGCRFHPRCPYAKEICKIKEPILKNVENQEVACHLYDSEYEKSAV, from the coding sequence ATGACTGAAAATACAATCTTAAAAGTTCAAGGTTTGAAAAAATATTTTCCTCTAAAAAGAACGGTGGGGGAAGTTTTAACTAGAACTCCACCAAAATATGTAAGGGCGGTAGATGAGATTAATTTTGAAGTAAAAAAAGGTGAAACTCTTGGTTTAGTTGGTGAATCAGGAAGCGGGAAAACAACTACAGGTAGGCTGATTACAAGGTTAGAAGATCCCACTGAAGGAAAAATTTTATTCAAAGAAAAAGACATCAGTACATTAACAAAAAAAGAATTAAAACACATAAGAAAAGAGATTCAAATAATCTTTCAAGACCCACTTGCAGCCTTGAACCCTCATATGAGGATCGGTGAAGCTGTGATGCATCCTCTAGAAATACACAATATTGGCAAAGACCATTCCGAAAGACAAAAGCTTGTTATGGAGATGTTGGAAAGGGTACAGTTATCACCTGCAAGTGAGTATTATTATAGATATCCTCGTGATTTATCTGGTGGTCAAAGGCAAAGGGTTGTAATAGCAAGAGCTTTGATCTTAAAGCCTACTTTTGTTGTGGCGGATGAAGCAGTTGCGATGTTGGATGTCTCTGTTAGATCCCAATTGTTGCAACTGATGATCAACTTAAAAAACGATTTTGATCTGACTTATCTTTTCATCACACACGATTTAGCTACAACCAAATATATATGTGACAGAATCGCCGTAATGTACTTGGGCAAAATTATCGAAGTTGGAAATTTTGAGCAAATATATACAAAACCCAAACATCCGTACACTCAAGCTCTAATATCAGCCGTTCCTGAACCTGACCCCAAGAGCAAGAAAAGAAGAATAATACCTCAAGGGGAAGTTCCAAGTGCCGTTAACATCCCTACAGGTTGTAGGTTTCATCCTCGATGCCCGTATGCAAAAGAAATTTGTAAAATTAAAGAACCCATTTTGAAAAATGTTGAAAACCAAGAAGTTGCCTGTCATCTCTATGATTCAGAATATGAAAAGAGTGCCGTTTAG
- the murJ gene encoding murein biosynthesis integral membrane protein MurJ, with translation MSKLLRHTFLFSLATLISRLLGLLRDATFAHYFGISAEYDAYLVAILLPFFLRKIFADGALSSAFIPLFTRKQGKDSQVFLSTTIWFVLITTVLLYIPVYLFSDQIVLVLGTGLSESTMELTSYLLKITYPFIIFISLWAIATGVLNSKDIYFGPAFAPALSNLCSIVFIFLSSYFSPRILGPTIGFTVGGVLQFLLVYYLLRKIHFRMTLDFNFKDLKSIMNLFGPALLGVAVASLNTLVDTNIATWTGTGGVSTIQYALRIYQLPLSIFAISVANALLPKLSYSSSIKDEKEYNKNLKDSIELTLFFAIPSMFGLIFLNNEIVALIYQHGSFTFEDTLITAKTLLYYSIGLPFYSLHTIFIRTYHSKLNTRYPSLVAVVMLSVNAILDVLLAFRYGVVGIAFATSISGIIGMFMTGFNIIKGLTGEDWVEIFKIFIASAFMSIFIVTCKGFFDSRLLVVLLIALSVIVYFLSAYLIGSKKLKLAINLFLKRK, from the coding sequence ATGTCGAAATTGTTGAGGCATACATTTCTTTTCTCTTTGGCAACTCTTATAAGTAGACTTTTAGGCCTTTTGCGGGATGCTACCTTTGCTCATTATTTTGGGATTAGTGCAGAGTACGATGCATATTTAGTTGCCATTCTTCTACCTTTTTTTCTTCGGAAAATCTTCGCTGATGGAGCCCTCTCCTCAGCTTTTATTCCTTTATTTACAAGAAAACAAGGAAAAGATTCTCAGGTTTTTCTTAGCACCACAATATGGTTTGTATTAATAACGACTGTTTTATTATATATACCTGTATATCTCTTTTCCGACCAAATAGTTTTAGTTTTGGGAACAGGTTTGTCCGAATCAACTATGGAATTAACCTCTTATTTGTTGAAAATTACATATCCATTTATAATTTTTATCTCTTTGTGGGCAATAGCTACCGGTGTTTTAAATAGTAAAGATATCTATTTTGGGCCTGCTTTCGCTCCAGCTTTATCCAACCTTTGCAGTATCGTTTTTATCTTTTTATCTTCTTACTTTTCCCCAAGAATATTGGGACCAACTATAGGATTCACAGTGGGTGGAGTTTTACAGTTTTTGTTGGTTTATTATCTTTTGAGAAAGATACACTTCCGGATGACACTTGATTTTAATTTCAAAGATCTGAAAAGTATAATGAACTTGTTTGGTCCCGCATTATTAGGAGTAGCAGTAGCTTCCTTGAATACGTTGGTCGATACCAATATCGCAACCTGGACGGGTACTGGCGGTGTCTCGACCATTCAATACGCCCTGAGAATTTATCAGCTTCCTCTAAGCATATTCGCCATCAGTGTTGCAAACGCCCTTTTACCTAAATTATCGTATTCTTCGAGTATAAAAGATGAAAAAGAATACAACAAGAATTTGAAAGATAGTATAGAACTAACTTTGTTCTTTGCAATTCCTTCCATGTTCGGTTTGATATTTTTAAACAATGAGATCGTTGCTTTGATATATCAACATGGTAGTTTTACCTTTGAAGATACGTTGATAACAGCAAAAACTTTGTTGTATTATTCTATAGGGCTTCCATTTTATTCTTTACATACCATTTTCATTAGGACTTATCACTCTAAATTAAATACAAGGTATCCTTCTTTAGTCGCAGTTGTAATGCTTTCAGTGAACGCAATTCTCGATGTTTTGTTGGCTTTCAGATATGGTGTTGTTGGAATTGCCTTTGCAACTTCTATTTCTGGAATTATCGGCATGTTTATGACTGGTTTCAATATTATTAAAGGTTTGACTGGTGAAGATTGGGTAGAAATATTTAAAATTTTCATCGCAAGCGCTTTTATGTCCATATTTATTGTGACTTGTAAAGGATTTTTCGATTCGAGATTGTTAGTTGTTCTCCTGATTGCTCTGAGTGTAATCGTCTACTTCCTATCAGCGTACCTTATAGGTTCAAAAAAGTTAAAATTAGCAATAAACCTTTTCTTGAAAAGAAAATAA
- a CDS encoding ABC transporter permease encodes MEEHKFISSKIGKGFSRFFRGSNAWLTFIGMVILIFYIFLAIFSPQIAPYDPTERVGRSLTPPSNEFWFGTDNLGRDVFSRVVYGARIALTIAFVSVAIASAIGIPLGLLSGFVGGIFDRIMTIVMDAIYSFPGLILAIAIAAFLGPGIMNIAISIAVVYIPTYFRVIRNQVSSVKNELYVDGARAIGASNLSILGRYILPNVLPSVVVVLSMNLADAIMTEAGLSFLGLGIAPPTPDWGFDLSNGQRFILSGAWWALTFPGVAIMTVTLGFSMFSEGLNEMLNPTIRERR; translated from the coding sequence TTGGAAGAACATAAATTCATTTCATCGAAGATTGGAAAGGGCTTCTCCAGATTCTTTAGAGGTTCCAATGCATGGCTTACCTTCATAGGTATGGTTATTTTAATTTTTTACATTTTTTTAGCCATTTTTTCACCTCAAATAGCTCCTTACGACCCTACAGAAAGGGTTGGAAGATCTTTAACCCCTCCGAGTAATGAATTTTGGTTTGGAACAGACAACCTCGGTAGGGACGTATTTAGTAGGGTTGTTTATGGGGCTAGAATAGCCTTAACAATAGCTTTTGTTTCTGTGGCAATAGCTTCTGCTATTGGTATACCGTTAGGTTTATTATCTGGATTTGTGGGCGGAATATTCGATAGAATAATGACCATAGTTATGGATGCTATATATTCTTTTCCAGGTTTGATTCTTGCCATAGCGATAGCTGCATTTTTAGGACCAGGTATTATGAATATCGCTATTTCAATAGCCGTTGTTTACATACCCACATACTTTAGGGTAATTAGGAATCAAGTATCTTCAGTAAAAAATGAACTTTATGTCGATGGTGCAAGGGCTATAGGCGCTTCGAACTTGTCTATTTTGGGAAGGTATATACTTCCAAATGTGCTTCCGTCCGTTGTGGTTGTGCTTTCTATGAACCTAGCAGACGCCATAATGACAGAAGCTGGACTAAGCTTTTTGGGATTAGGCATAGCTCCTCCAACTCCCGATTGGGGTTTTGATTTAAGTAACGGTCAAAGATTCATTTTGAGTGGTGCTTGGTGGGCTTTGACGTTTCCCGGTGTTGCTATAATGACTGTTACACTAGGATTTTCCATGTTCAGCGAAGGGTTGAACGAGATGCTGAATCCAACAATTAGGGAAAGAAGGTAG
- a CDS encoding vitamin B12 dependent methionine synthase activation region — MPQKKIYLLRAGFNGSKFQINDKLKEEINKIYKIGLELAQPKAICDTYKVDSLPKELIPKSFEGVKSITFFVSTLGYEIDNYISNANTLSSMLMDAWASEAIEAFNESIDKKLRKDFGKGTRRFSPGYSDIDVRKNWDIVCNLLKTEIVVVNKETGIITPRKSTVCMIGWYDE; from the coding sequence ATGCCTCAAAAAAAAATATACTTACTCCGAGCAGGCTTCAATGGATCTAAATTCCAAATCAACGACAAATTAAAAGAAGAAATAAATAAAATATACAAGATCGGCTTAGAATTAGCACAACCAAAAGCCATATGTGACACATATAAAGTAGACTCACTTCCAAAAGAGCTGATTCCTAAATCTTTCGAAGGTGTTAAGTCGATCACTTTTTTTGTATCCACCTTAGGATACGAAATAGACAACTATATATCAAACGCCAATACTCTCTCTTCCATGTTAATGGATGCTTGGGCTTCAGAAGCCATAGAAGCGTTCAACGAATCTATCGATAAAAAACTTAGAAAAGATTTCGGTAAAGGTACCAGGAGATTTTCTCCTGGATATTCGGATATAGATGTGAGAAAAAATTGGGATATCGTCTGTAATTTACTCAAAACAGAGATAGTAGTTGTCAACAAAGAAACTGGTATCATAACTCCAAGAAAAAGTACTGTATGTATGATAGGGTGGTATGATGAATAG
- a CDS encoding aldo/keto reductase, translated as MQVNVSNSGLYLSRIVQGMMRLRDWNFSTEQTEKFIMKAIDLGVTTFDHADIYGNYTCEGLFGEVLKSNPSLRDKMQIVTKCGIVLPNKETKRIHYYDTSKEHILKSVDNSLRSLHTDYIDLLLIHRPDPFMNPEEIAEAFLELHKSGKVRFFGVSNFTINQFEALQSKLNLPLVTNQIEISPFNLEHFENDNIYFLKGKNINPMAWSPLAGGKLFDGSNDKSVRILTTLKEVGKELDIDSIDTVVYAWLLNHTVGIIPVSGSGRLERLKNAVEALNVEMTREQWFKIYEAALGHDVP; from the coding sequence ATGCAAGTCAACGTTTCTAATAGTGGTTTGTATTTATCAAGAATAGTACAAGGGATGATGAGACTTAGAGACTGGAATTTTTCAACAGAACAAACAGAAAAATTTATTATGAAAGCGATAGATTTAGGAGTAACTACTTTCGATCATGCCGATATTTATGGAAATTATACTTGTGAAGGCTTATTTGGAGAAGTTTTAAAGTCAAATCCTTCTTTAAGAGATAAGATGCAAATTGTAACCAAGTGTGGCATAGTACTTCCTAACAAGGAGACAAAAAGAATTCATTATTACGATACTAGCAAAGAACATATTCTGAAATCTGTAGATAATTCCCTTCGTAGTCTTCATACCGATTATATCGATTTACTACTGATACATCGCCCAGATCCCTTCATGAACCCAGAAGAAATTGCAGAAGCCTTCTTAGAATTACACAAATCTGGTAAAGTTCGTTTCTTCGGAGTGTCAAACTTCACCATCAATCAGTTTGAAGCTTTACAATCGAAATTGAATCTTCCTTTGGTGACTAATCAGATAGAAATCTCTCCATTCAACTTAGAACATTTTGAAAACGATAATATTTATTTTCTAAAAGGGAAAAATATCAATCCAATGGCTTGGTCACCTTTGGCTGGCGGGAAGTTATTCGATGGTTCAAACGATAAATCAGTAAGAATATTGACAACGTTGAAAGAAGTTGGCAAAGAACTGGATATTGATTCAATAGATACTGTTGTCTATGCTTGGCTTTTAAACCATACTGTCGGGATAATCCCTGTTTCTGGAAGCGGTAGATTAGAAAGACTTAAGAACGCTGTTGAAGCTCTGAACGTAGAAATGACGAGGGAGCAATGGTTTAAAATCTATGAAGCTGCCCTCGGCCATGATGTACCGTAA
- a CDS encoding HAD-IIA family hydrolase, which translates to MVFTLINDIKTIEKLQQIELFVLDIDGTFYVSQKLVNGALKFSNLLKKQNKKLVFLTNNSNKSKKEYQQEFDALNYPIKENEIYTAGIAAAEYIKDKFGTKRIFLVATPSMIEEYERFGHQIVTDFPEMVVVTFDKSLTYDKLAKASIFVSKGAFFFVTNPDLNCPTEEGPIPDTAAIASVVSKACNKEPDIIFGKPDPKILEMIMKDYQVTPEKTCIVGDRLYTDILIGINAGTLSTLVLTGEAKLEDLKDSAIKPDLVVDDLGQLADLIIDGGRG; encoded by the coding sequence GTGGTTTTTACTCTGATAAACGATATAAAAACAATCGAAAAATTACAACAAATAGAACTCTTCGTTTTAGATATAGACGGTACTTTTTATGTCAGCCAAAAGTTAGTTAACGGTGCACTAAAATTCTCCAACCTTTTAAAAAAGCAAAATAAAAAGCTTGTCTTTTTAACCAACAATTCAAACAAATCGAAGAAAGAATACCAACAAGAGTTTGACGCTTTAAACTATCCAATAAAAGAAAACGAAATCTACACAGCAGGTATCGCTGCTGCAGAATATATAAAAGATAAGTTTGGGACAAAAAGGATTTTTTTGGTGGCTACTCCCTCAATGATAGAAGAATATGAAAGATTTGGACATCAAATTGTTACAGATTTCCCTGAGATGGTGGTAGTTACTTTCGATAAAAGTTTAACCTATGATAAGTTAGCAAAAGCCTCCATATTTGTATCTAAAGGAGCCTTCTTTTTTGTTACCAATCCAGATTTGAACTGTCCAACTGAAGAAGGGCCTATCCCCGATACCGCTGCTATTGCAAGTGTAGTATCTAAAGCATGCAATAAAGAACCCGACATCATCTTTGGGAAACCAGATCCCAAGATTTTAGAAATGATAATGAAAGATTATCAAGTAACCCCAGAAAAAACCTGTATAGTTGGAGACAGGTTGTATACCGATATATTAATTGGAATAAACGCTGGTACGTTATCTACATTAGTATTAACCGGGGAAGCAAAATTAGAGGACCTAAAAGATTCTGCAATAAAACCGGATCTTGTAGTTGACGATTTAGGACAACTTGCAGATCTAATCATAGATGGGGGACGTGGCTAA
- a CDS encoding homocysteine S-methyltransferase family protein — MMNRKEFAEILNEKILILDGGYGTEFIKRGYKNIPAEILNIEYPEVVYNLQSEYVKSGADILLTNTFSGNRRKLKELNYEEAFEKVNVKAVEIAKQASKGKALVFGDLSSLGEYPKPMGALEMDEAIEEYYQQAKVLFESGVDGFIVETMTDIKELKAAVYGIRKVTEDLPLIAHMTFEENGRSVTGTSVEIFANVFNDLDVDVLGINCTLGPEDLLKVFERLSLSTNKFLSVEPNAGKPIFDGKNLEYKMTPEIFGMFVEDYLDLGVNIIGGCCGTSPEHIKVIRNMVKRRPKKIVKEIPIMYSSRTILNKFHPFTVIGERINPAGNKKFQNEIEEFNFDNVIKRANNQKNAKAHAIDVNLGIEKILNEEHFKKIIIELDKHSSLPISFDIQNIGFLESALKEYPGRPIINSSKLSKKDLDRKLELIKKYGGLLIVLALEKEILESAEERLQLMLRKWPYIESKGISKDRIIVDPLVLSLAANNDPNITLETVKLLSQNGFNTTMGLSNLSFGLPNRNYINAAFLSRAKSKGLTSAILNPEDEFLMNTLNGNLLLDKNIVIPTKVEKQDELTEKILQGEEGEVKRIIENQLKEKSPLEVSQDVLGKAMEKIGDLYAQGNIYLPELLLAAETVKPIFDYLNNLIPESQNDKKAKVVLATVEGDIHDIGKNIVAAVLRSANFKIIDLGKDVETSIIIDAVQKEKPNILGLSAMMTTTVGKIEDVVNELKKLSLNVKVIAGGASMNRKLAETFGCDAYAKDASEGLKICKSWVNLNS; from the coding sequence ATGATGAATAGAAAAGAGTTTGCAGAAATATTGAATGAAAAGATACTCATTTTAGACGGAGGATATGGAACAGAATTTATAAAAAGAGGATATAAAAATATTCCTGCTGAGATTTTAAACATCGAATATCCAGAAGTAGTTTACAATCTACAAAGTGAATACGTAAAATCTGGAGCAGACATTCTTTTAACTAATACTTTTAGTGGAAATCGACGAAAACTCAAAGAGCTAAATTATGAAGAAGCATTCGAAAAGGTCAACGTCAAAGCAGTTGAAATTGCCAAGCAAGCATCAAAAGGCAAAGCTTTGGTCTTTGGCGATCTATCTTCTCTAGGAGAGTATCCAAAGCCTATGGGAGCTCTTGAAATGGACGAAGCTATTGAGGAGTATTATCAACAGGCAAAAGTGTTGTTTGAAAGCGGTGTAGATGGATTTATCGTTGAAACAATGACAGATATAAAAGAGCTAAAAGCTGCTGTATATGGAATAAGAAAAGTTACAGAAGATTTACCTTTAATAGCTCATATGACGTTTGAAGAGAACGGCCGTTCCGTTACGGGGACTTCTGTGGAAATCTTTGCGAATGTTTTTAATGATTTAGATGTAGATGTACTAGGAATTAACTGTACTTTGGGTCCCGAGGATCTTTTAAAGGTTTTTGAGCGTCTATCACTCTCAACAAACAAGTTTTTATCAGTCGAACCAAACGCTGGTAAACCCATTTTTGATGGAAAAAATTTGGAATACAAAATGACGCCCGAAATATTTGGAATGTTTGTTGAAGACTATTTAGATTTAGGAGTAAATATTATTGGAGGCTGTTGTGGTACCTCTCCAGAACATATAAAGGTAATTAGGAATATGGTAAAAAGAAGACCTAAAAAAATAGTTAAAGAAATACCTATTATGTACTCTTCAAGAACGATCTTAAACAAATTTCATCCCTTTACCGTTATCGGAGAGAGAATAAATCCTGCGGGGAACAAAAAATTTCAAAATGAAATTGAAGAATTCAACTTCGATAATGTAATAAAAAGGGCAAACAATCAAAAAAATGCAAAAGCCCATGCAATAGACGTTAACTTGGGTATCGAAAAGATTTTGAACGAAGAGCATTTCAAAAAAATTATCATAGAATTAGACAAACACTCTTCTCTTCCTATTTCTTTTGACATTCAAAATATTGGGTTTTTAGAGAGCGCTTTAAAAGAGTATCCAGGAAGACCAATAATCAATTCTTCTAAATTGAGTAAAAAAGATCTAGACAGAAAACTAGAGTTGATTAAAAAATATGGTGGGTTATTAATAGTATTAGCGCTTGAGAAAGAAATCTTAGAATCTGCAGAAGAAAGACTACAACTAATGCTAAGAAAATGGCCATACATAGAAAGTAAAGGAATAAGTAAAGATAGAATTATAGTTGACCCATTGGTGCTATCCCTTGCTGCCAATAACGATCCAAATATTACTTTGGAGACAGTAAAATTACTCTCGCAAAATGGGTTCAATACCACTATGGGTCTTTCGAATCTTAGCTTCGGTTTACCAAACAGAAATTATATAAATGCAGCTTTTCTCTCAAGGGCAAAAAGTAAAGGCTTGACTTCAGCCATCTTAAATCCAGAAGATGAGTTTCTTATGAACACGTTGAATGGCAACCTATTGTTGGATAAAAATATTGTAATACCAACTAAGGTTGAAAAACAAGATGAATTAACCGAGAAAATCCTACAAGGTGAAGAAGGTGAAGTAAAACGAATCATTGAAAATCAGTTAAAAGAGAAAAGTCCATTAGAAGTTAGTCAAGATGTGCTGGGTAAAGCGATGGAAAAGATCGGAGACCTCTACGCACAAGGGAACATATATCTTCCTGAGTTATTGTTAGCTGCCGAAACTGTCAAACCCATTTTTGATTACCTAAACAATTTGATTCCTGAATCTCAAAACGATAAAAAAGCTAAAGTCGTACTAGCCACGGTAGAAGGAGATATACACGATATTGGTAAAAATATAGTAGCAGCAGTATTAAGAAGCGCTAACTTCAAAATTATAGATCTTGGCAAAGATGTGGAAACTTCTATAATAATCGACGCTGTACAAAAAGAAAAACCAAATATATTAGGGCTCTCGGCTATGATGACAACTACCGTGGGAAAAATAGAAGATGTGGTAAATGAACTAAAAAAATTGAGTCTTAATGTGAAAGTTATTGCTGGTGGTGCTTCTATGAACAGAAAATTAGCTGAAACTTTTGGATGTGATGCCTACGCTAAAGATGCAAGCGAAGGGCTCAAGATATGCAAAAGTTGGGTCAATTTGAATTCGTAA
- a CDS encoding 1-phosphofructokinase family hexose kinase, with the protein MIFTITLNPCLDRYLYVDKLKTDDTTRVKKIKDYPAGKGIDVSRAIKELDGKSVAISFLGGENGRKIEEMLDKEGVIYTAVRITKETRMNIILQEQNFQYRLSVQGPKIPKTDLNQLYETLKLLIRENDTVVISGSLPPGVTPNFYAEIISYLKRKNAKVYFDADGENLKVGIESHPDCIKPNLYEFQRVLDKKINEIDQDELAKYGLELIDKYGIKEILLTLGSNGAMFISKESCLYSPSIDVPVQSAVGSGDSFLAAYVLKREEGANVEESFKWANASGNASVITPGTELCRKNDVLRLLDEVKIEKIF; encoded by the coding sequence ATGATATTTACAATAACGCTTAATCCATGTTTAGATAGATACCTTTATGTAGATAAATTAAAAACAGATGATACTACCCGTGTTAAAAAGATAAAAGACTATCCTGCAGGAAAAGGAATAGATGTTTCTAGGGCAATCAAAGAATTAGATGGGAAGTCCGTAGCTATTTCTTTTCTTGGTGGTGAAAACGGAAGAAAGATTGAGGAAATGTTGGACAAAGAAGGGGTAATATACACAGCTGTTAGAATTACAAAAGAAACGAGAATGAACATCATCCTACAGGAGCAAAATTTTCAATACCGGCTGAGTGTTCAGGGCCCAAAGATTCCAAAAACTGATTTGAACCAACTGTATGAGACTCTCAAACTTTTAATCAGAGAAAATGATACCGTTGTTATTTCAGGAAGTTTGCCACCAGGAGTAACCCCAAATTTTTATGCAGAAATAATTTCTTACCTTAAAAGGAAAAACGCTAAGGTATATTTTGATGCCGATGGTGAAAATTTAAAAGTCGGAATCGAATCACACCCTGATTGTATCAAACCTAATTTATACGAGTTTCAAAGGGTTCTTGATAAAAAAATAAATGAGATTGACCAAGACGAACTTGCTAAATATGGTTTGGAGCTAATTGATAAGTACGGAATAAAAGAAATATTGCTTACTCTAGGATCAAACGGAGCTATGTTTATCTCAAAGGAGAGTTGCCTATACTCTCCTTCCATAGATGTCCCTGTTCAAAGTGCCGTTGGATCCGGAGATTCCTTTCTTGCCGCTTACGTTTTAAAACGTGAAGAAGGCGCAAATGTAGAAGAATCATTTAAATGGGCAAATGCCTCAGGTAATGCCTCAGTCATAACTCCAGGAACAGAACTTTGTAGAAAAAATGACGTTTTGAGGCTTTTAGATGAAGTCAAAATCGAGAAGATATTTTAA
- the upp gene encoding uracil phosphoribosyltransferase, with translation MNNLHVVDHPLIKHKLSIMRNKDTGPKEFRELLKEITLLLTYEAARNLPTMEVEVETPIAQTKGEMVEDKKVTIVPILRAGLGMLDGVLSLVPNASVGFLGVYRDPETLNAIEYYVKFPPLTEDHQIFILDPMLATGHSMNHAIKQVKKQGGQNITIMSLIAAPEGVNVVVSENPDVIIYTAALDNKLNSKAYIVPGLGDAGDRLYRTK, from the coding sequence ATGAATAATCTTCACGTCGTTGATCATCCTTTGATAAAACACAAACTTTCTATAATGAGAAATAAAGACACAGGACCTAAAGAATTCCGGGAACTTTTGAAGGAGATAACCCTTTTGCTAACCTATGAAGCAGCCAGAAATCTCCCTACGATGGAAGTTGAAGTTGAAACGCCAATTGCACAGACAAAGGGAGAAATGGTTGAAGATAAAAAAGTTACCATAGTTCCTATATTGCGAGCAGGTTTAGGTATGCTGGATGGTGTTCTTTCATTGGTTCCAAACGCCAGTGTGGGCTTTCTGGGTGTGTATAGAGATCCCGAAACCCTCAATGCAATAGAGTATTATGTGAAGTTTCCGCCTTTGACAGAAGACCATCAAATCTTTATTCTCGATCCTATGCTTGCCACAGGACATTCTATGAATCATGCTATAAAGCAAGTGAAAAAACAGGGAGGACAAAATATCACTATTATGTCCTTGATAGCCGCTCCTGAAGGGGTTAACGTAGTTGTAAGTGAAAACCCAGATGTGATTATTTATACTGCTGCTTTGGATAATAAACTCAATTCAAAAGCGTATATTGTTCCAGGATTAGGGGATGCAGGAGACAGATTGTACAGGACCAAATAA
- a CDS encoding ABC transporter ATP-binding protein: protein MLEVKNLKVYYKSEEGIIKAVDDVSFKVKDGETLGLVGESGCGKSTLGQAIMKILPLNARLYGEIILNGQNIIKMNEKQMREIRGRDITMIFQDPMTSLNPIMKVKDLFVEIVRAHFPDISKEKAIEMGGGVLKDVGIDPSRMNQYTFQFSGGMRQRVMIALGLVLKPSFVISDEPTTSLDVIVQAQIIELMNKLRDEYQMSMLLITHDLGVVAQLADKIGVMYAGHLVEISSKENIYYNPKHPYTKALLDSIPNTDINDKDLKYIPGSPPDLGKPPKGCRFAPRCEYAMDICHEQEPPSFLIEGSEVKCWLYENSQDLNNVNVGGTND, encoded by the coding sequence GTGCTTGAAGTGAAAAATCTGAAAGTTTATTATAAAAGTGAAGAAGGGATTATAAAAGCGGTTGACGATGTTAGTTTTAAGGTAAAAGACGGAGAAACCCTGGGCCTAGTGGGAGAATCGGGCTGTGGGAAGTCTACCTTAGGACAAGCTATAATGAAAATATTACCGTTAAATGCACGATTGTACGGCGAAATTATATTAAATGGTCAAAATATTATTAAAATGAACGAAAAACAAATGCGAGAAATTCGTGGTAGAGATATTACCATGATCTTTCAAGATCCGATGACTTCTCTCAATCCCATCATGAAAGTCAAAGACCTGTTTGTTGAAATTGTAAGAGCTCATTTTCCCGATATATCTAAAGAAAAAGCTATAGAAATGGGTGGTGGTGTCCTAAAGGATGTGGGAATAGACCCAAGCAGGATGAACCAATATACATTTCAATTCAGTGGTGGTATGAGACAAAGGGTGATGATCGCCCTAGGTCTTGTTTTAAAACCGTCCTTTGTCATTTCTGATGAGCCAACAACTTCTTTGGATGTCATAGTTCAAGCACAAATAATAGAGTTGATGAATAAATTAAGGGATGAATATCAAATGTCTATGTTGCTTATAACACATGATTTAGGTGTAGTTGCTCAACTTGCAGATAAGATTGGAGTAATGTATGCCGGTCATTTGGTGGAAATATCTTCAAAGGAAAATATTTATTACAATCCCAAGCACCCTTATACAAAAGCTCTTTTAGATTCAATCCCAAATACAGATATCAACGACAAAGATTTAAAATATATTCCTGGAAGTCCTCCAGATTTAGGTAAACCTCCAAAAGGATGCCGATTCGCCCCTCGGTGTGAGTACGCTATGGATATCTGCCATGAGCAGGAGCCCCCAAGTTTTTTAATCGAAGGATCGGAAGTTAAGTGCTGGCTTTATGAAAATTCTCAAGATTTAAATAATGTAAATGTAGGTGGTACTAATGACTGA